A part of Halodesulfovibrio marinisediminis DSM 17456 genomic DNA contains:
- a CDS encoding F0F1 ATP synthase subunit gamma has protein sequence MPSLKDVQLQIAGVKKTKQITKAMNMVASAKLRGAQSRIERFRPYAEKFYEMLGDLASKADENAHPLLEVREEIKTCAIVLATSDRGLCGSFNAGLISKAEKLAKAKAAEGKEVKFYCIGKKGRDFAQKSEFDLVKGYPDSMGNFDFSLASELGTEVIHAYLSGEFDEVVLIYGEFVSMAKQVPVEQQILPMSSDAAPEVEEDTTGVKKEFIYEPAVEGLLAELLPRFIKVQIYRGLLDTSASEHAARMAAMDNATKNCDEMVDNLTLIFNKTRQAAITSDLMDIVGGAEALKG, from the coding sequence ATGCCTTCATTGAAAGATGTCCAACTACAGATTGCCGGGGTAAAGAAAACCAAGCAGATTACAAAAGCAATGAACATGGTTGCTTCTGCAAAACTGCGTGGTGCCCAGTCTCGCATCGAACGCTTCCGCCCTTATGCGGAGAAATTCTACGAGATGTTGGGTGATCTTGCCAGCAAGGCAGATGAAAATGCGCATCCACTGCTTGAAGTCCGCGAGGAAATCAAGACTTGTGCGATCGTACTTGCAACTTCCGACCGCGGACTCTGCGGCAGCTTTAACGCCGGCCTTATCTCTAAGGCTGAAAAGCTTGCCAAAGCAAAAGCTGCGGAAGGTAAAGAAGTTAAATTCTACTGCATTGGTAAAAAAGGACGTGATTTTGCCCAGAAATCCGAGTTTGACCTTGTAAAAGGCTATCCGGATTCCATGGGTAACTTTGACTTCTCCCTTGCCAGTGAGCTTGGAACAGAAGTTATTCACGCATACCTCAGCGGTGAATTTGATGAAGTTGTACTCATTTACGGCGAATTCGTAAGCATGGCTAAACAGGTACCTGTTGAACAGCAGATCCTGCCTATGTCCTCTGATGCAGCACCTGAGGTTGAAGAAGATACCACAGGCGTCAAAAAAGAGTTCATTTACGAACCAGCTGTAGAAGGTCTTCTTGCAGAGCTTCTGCCCCGCTTTATTAAGGTCCAGATTTACCGTGGTCTGCTTGATACTTCTGCATCTGAGCATGCAGCACGTATGGCAGCTATGGATAACGCCACAAAGAACTGTGACGAAATGGTTGATAACCTGACACTTATCTTTAACAAGACCCGTCAGGCCGCCATTACCAGTGACCTCATGGATATTGTCGGTGGCGCTGAAGCGCTGAAAGGATAA
- the atpD gene encoding F0F1 ATP synthase subunit beta, producing MANVGKIVQVIGAVVDIEFADGNLPNILNAVKIDNPNNTDAPVLICEVAQHLGDNVVRTIAMDATEGLVRGMEVTDTGAAITVPVGDASLGRIMNVVGVPVDEMGPIDAKKRMPIHRPAPDFTEQDTNVEVLETGIKVVDLLIPFPKGGKMGLFGGAGVGKTVILMEMINNIAKQHGGISVFAGVGERTREGNDLYHEMKDAGVLEKAALVYGQMNEPPGARARVALTALTCAEYYRDEENQDVLLFVDNIFRFTQAGSEVSALLGRMPSAVGYQPTLGTDLGGLQERITSTTKGSITSVQAVYVPADDLTDPAPATTFSHLDGTLVLSRQIAELGIYPAVDPLDSTSRILDPNVVGEEHYAIAREVQMILQKYKDLQDIIAILGMDELSDDDQLVVARARRIQRFLSQPFHVAEVFTGTPGEYVKLEDTIKGFRGILDGDYDHMAENDFYMVGGIEMAIEKYNQGQQA from the coding sequence ATGGCTAACGTAGGTAAAATCGTTCAGGTTATCGGCGCGGTTGTTGATATCGAATTTGCCGATGGCAACCTGCCGAATATTCTGAATGCTGTTAAAATTGATAACCCGAATAACACCGACGCCCCTGTGCTCATCTGTGAAGTTGCACAGCACCTTGGCGACAACGTAGTTCGTACCATCGCGATGGACGCTACTGAAGGTCTTGTTCGTGGTATGGAAGTAACCGATACTGGCGCAGCTATTACTGTACCAGTTGGTGATGCTTCCCTTGGCCGCATCATGAACGTTGTTGGTGTACCAGTGGATGAAATGGGTCCTATTGACGCTAAAAAGCGTATGCCTATTCACCGCCCTGCTCCGGATTTCACCGAGCAGGACACTAACGTTGAAGTTCTTGAAACCGGCATTAAAGTTGTAGACCTTCTCATTCCATTCCCTAAGGGTGGTAAAATGGGTCTCTTCGGTGGTGCGGGTGTAGGTAAGACCGTTATTCTCATGGAAATGATTAACAACATCGCTAAGCAGCACGGTGGTATTTCCGTATTCGCTGGTGTTGGTGAGCGTACCCGTGAAGGTAACGACCTTTACCATGAAATGAAAGACGCGGGCGTTCTTGAGAAAGCTGCCCTCGTTTACGGTCAGATGAACGAACCTCCGGGAGCACGTGCACGTGTTGCGCTTACTGCTCTCACCTGTGCGGAATACTACCGTGATGAAGAGAACCAGGACGTGCTTCTCTTCGTTGACAACATCTTCCGCTTTACTCAGGCTGGTTCCGAAGTATCTGCGCTCCTCGGTCGTATGCCATCTGCGGTAGGTTACCAGCCTACTCTCGGTACTGACCTTGGTGGCCTTCAGGAACGTATTACATCCACAACCAAAGGTTCTATTACCTCTGTTCAGGCTGTATACGTACCTGCTGATGACTTGACTGACCCTGCTCCAGCTACCACATTCTCTCACCTTGACGGTACTCTCGTACTTTCCCGTCAGATTGCGGAACTTGGTATTTACCCAGCGGTAGACCCGCTTGACTCTACCTCCCGTATTCTTGACCCTAACGTTGTAGGTGAAGAACACTATGCTATCGCTCGTGAAGTGCAGATGATCCTCCAGAAGTACAAAGACCTTCAGGACATCATCGCTATTCTCGGTATGGACGAACTCTCTGATGATGACCAGCTCGTTGTAGCACGTGCTCGTCGTATTCAGCGTTTCCTCTCCCAGCCGTTCCACGTAGCGGAAGTATTTACCGGTACCCCTGGTGAATATGTTAAACTTGAAGACACCATCAAAGGCTTCCGTGGCATTCTTGATGGTGACTACGACCACATGGCCGAGAACGACTTCTACATGGTCGGCGGCATCGAAATGGCTATCGAGAAGTACAACCAGGGTCAGCAGGCTTAA